The following proteins are co-located in the Telopea speciosissima isolate NSW1024214 ecotype Mountain lineage chromosome 9, Tspe_v1, whole genome shotgun sequence genome:
- the LOC122638732 gene encoding epidermis-specific secreted glycoprotein EP1-like codes for MSSSSSSRLALGLLAVFFLIISLFTAQATVPASKTFKFINQGEIGQYIVEYGADYRVTDLQTFPFALCFYNTTPNAFTLGLRMGNRHSESIMRWVWDANRGNPVHENATLTFGTDGNLVLADVDGSVAWQTGTANKGVVGLRLFSNGNLVLYDQKGRFVWESFDHPTDTLLVGQSLRPGGPNKLISRLSAVDGSEGTFRFELEKIRWAMYMKSKNSVKPLLYYPHPKFTYEKGATLTRLRFNSEPDTKENNAFDLMLELEINNVSSGSSFLARPKYNGTLSMLRLGYDGNLNIYTYYDKVDWGAWETTFSLFERKGRERGRESECQLPTRCGSLGVCEDDQCVACPTQKGMVGWSKSCATPVLPSCNKGKGGAKVDYYKVVGVEHFMNGYTEGDGPMKVVECRDKCSKDCGCLGFFYREESSKCLLAPELGTLEKVSNTTHVAFIKFSK; via the coding sequence atgtcttcttcttcttcttctcgtctTGCACTAGGGCTCCTCGCCGTCTTTTTCTTAATCATCTCATTGTTCACAGCTCAAGCCACTGTCCCTGCTTCCAAGACCTTCAAATTCATAAACCAAGGCGAAATTGGCCAATACATTGTAGAATACGGCGCAGATTACCGTGTCACAGATCTCCAAACATTTCCCTTCGCTCTCTGTTTCTACAATACCACTCCCAATGCCTTCACTCTTGGCCTTCGAATGGGCAACCGTCATTCCGAGTCAATCATGCGTTGGGTTTGGGATGCCAACCGTGGAAACCCAGTTCACGAAAACGCCACTCTAACCTTCGGCACCGACGGCAATCTCGTCCTGGCCGACGTCGACGGTAGTGTCGCGTGGCAAACCGGCACCGCCAACAAGGGTGTCGTTGGGCTAAGACTCTTCTCCAACGGCAACTTGGTATTATACGATCAGAAGGGAAGGTTTGTTTGGGAAAGCTTTGATCACCCAACTGATACACTCTTAGTGGGCCAATCACTTCGTCCAGGGGGACCCAACAAGCTTATTAGTCGTCTCTCTGCCGTTGATGGCTCAGAAGGAACTTTCAGGTTTGAATTGGAGAAGATACGGTGGGCCATGTACATGAAGAGTAAGAATTCTGTTAAGCCCTTACTTTATTATCCTCACCCTAAGTTTACATATGAAAAGGGTGCAACGTTGACACGTTTGCGCTTCAATAGTGAACCTGATACGAAAGAAAacaatgcttttgatttgatgttgGAGTTGGAGATCAATAATGTGTCGTCCGGGAGTTCTTTCTTAGCCCGGCCAAAGTATAACGGGACTCTTTCTATGCTAAGATTGGGATATGATGGTAATTTAAATATCTACACTTACTATGACAAAGTTGATTGGGGTGCATGGGAGACCACCTTTAGTCTCTTTGAAAggaaagggagggagagagggagggagagtgAATGCCAGTTACCTACAAGATGTGGGTCATTGGGAGTTTGTGAAGATGATCAATGTGTGGCTTGTCCTACTCAAAAGGGCATGGTGGGGTGGAGCAAGAGCTGTGCAACACCTGTGTTGCCTTCTTGTAACAAGGGTAAGGGTGGGGCCAAGGTGGATTATTATAAAGTTGTGGGTGTGGAGCACTTTATGAATGGGTATACAGAGGGAGATGGGCCTATGAAGGTGGTTGAGTGTAGGGATAAGTGTAGTAAAGATTGTGGATGTTTGGGTTTCTTTTACAGGGAAGAATCCTCTAAGTGTTTGCTGGCTCCTGAGCTTGGCACTCTCGAAAAAGTCTCCAACACCACTCATGTTGCTTTCATTAAGTTCTCTAAATAA
- the LOC122641159 gene encoding epidermis-specific secreted glycoprotein EP1-like has protein sequence MSSSSSSPLALRLFAFFFLTILSVTAQVTVPASKTFRFINQGEFGEYIVEYGADYRVTDLQTFPFALCFYNTTPNAFTLGLRMGNRHSESIMRWVWDANRGNPVHENATLIFGTDGNLVLADVGRSIAWQTGTANVGVVGLTLLSNGNLVLYDQKGRFVWQSFDHPTDTLLVGQSLLPGGPKKLVSRLSAVDGSEGTFSFELEKMRWAMYMKSKNSVNPILYFPNRNYGAEEGATLTRLRFNSAPDTKENNAFDLMFELEISNVSSGSSFLARPKYNGTLSMLRVEYDGNLKIYTYYDKVDWGAWETTFSLFDRKGRESECNLPTRCGSLGVCEDDQCVACPTRKGMVGWSKSCASPVLPACNKGKGGAKVDYYKVVGVEHFMNVYTDGDGPMKVVECRDKCSKDCGCLGFFYREESSKCLLAPELGTLEKVYNTTHVAFIKFSK, from the coding sequence atgtcttcttcttcttcttctccacttgcACTAAGGCTCTTCGCCTTCTTCTTCCTAACCATCTTATCGGTCACGGCTCAAGTAACTGTCCCTGCTTCCAAGACCTTCAGATTCATAAACCAAGGCGAATTTGGAGAATACATTGTCGAATACGGCGCAGATTACCGTGTCACAGATCTCCAAACATTTCCCTTCGCTCTCTGTTTTTACAATACCACTCCCAATGCCTTCACTCTTGGCCTTCGAATGGGCAACCGTCATTCCGAGTCAATCATGCGTTGGGTTTGGGACGCCAACCGTGGAAACCCAGTTCATGAAAACGCCACTCTAATCTTTGGTACCGATGGCAACCTCGTCCTCGCCGATGTCGGCCGTAGTATCGCGTGGCAAACCGGCACCGCCAACGTGGGTGTCGTTGGGCTAACACTCTTATCCAACGGCAACTTGGTGTTATACGATCAGAAGGGAAGGTTTGTTTGGCAAAGCTTTGATCACCCAACTGACACGCTCTTAGTGGGCCAATCACTTCTTCCAGGGGGACCCAAGAAGCTTGTTAGTCGTCTTTCTGCCGTTGATGGCTCCGAAGGTACTTTCAGCTTTGAATTGGAGAAGATGCGGTGGGCCATGTACATGAAGAGCAAGAATTCTGTAAACCCCATACTTTATTTTCCAAACCGTAATTATGGAGCTGAAGAGGGTGCAACGTTGACACGTTTGCGCTTCAATAGTGCACCTGATACGAAAGAAAacaatgcttttgatttgatgttcGAGTTGGAGATCAGTAATGTGTCGTCCGGGAGTTCTTTCTTAGCCCGGCCAAAGTATAACGGGACTCTTTCTATGTTAAGAGTGGAATATGATGGTAATTTAAAGATCTACACTTACTATGACAAAGTTGATTGGGGTGCATGGGAGACCACCTTTAGTCTCTTTGACAGGAAAGGGAGGGAGAGTGAATGCAATTTACCTACAAGATGTGGGTCATTGGGAGTTTGTGAAGATGATCAATGTGTGGCTTGTCCTACTCGAAAGGGCATGGTGGGGTGGAGCAAGAGCTGTGCATCACCTGTGCTGCCTGCTTGTAACAAGGGTAAGGGTGGGGCAAAGGTGGATTATTACAAAGTTGTGGGTGTGGAGCACTTTATGAATGTGTATACAGACGGAGATGGGCCTATGAAGGTGGTTGAGTGTAGGGATAAGTGTAGTAAGGATTGTGGATGTTTGGGTTTCTTTTACAGGGAAGAATCCTCTAAGTGCTTGCTGGCTCCTGAGCTTGGCACTCTCGAAAAAGTCTACAACACCACTCATGTTGCTTTCATTAAGTTCTCTAAATAA
- the LOC122638731 gene encoding uncharacterized protein LOC122638731, whose translation MPPQDGEASQHYRSDKKRSSLALWPYFNLMDRMELGPFPIAVILISTIDLHSIRVDDDEDYDDDDEINKSRSINHILRRPPMASLYPPQWNDGGGGGGGVAGSPGICRVLRNPVFRKRKSFEMDEVVEEEEGVDPISKFASVVRTFGKGFVRVENMKMEMIIKSQRRILDSIAKALGS comes from the coding sequence ATGCCGCCACAAGATGGAGAAGCTTCGCAGCACTACCGCTCAGACAAGAAACGCTCGTCTCTCGCCCTTTGGCCTTACTTCAACCTCATGGATCGGATGGAACTTGGGCCATTCCCCATTGCTGTCATTCTCATCTCCACCATCGATCTGCATAGTATTAGAGTCGATGACGATGAAGACTAcgacgatgatgatgaaattAATAAATCTCGAAGCATCAATCACATACTTCGCCGACCACCAATGGCCTCACTGTATCCTCCGCAGTGgaatgatggtggtggtggtggtggtggagtagCAGGGTCTCCTGGGATTTGTAGGGTTTTGAGAAATCCGGTGTTTCGCAAGAGAAAGTCGTTCGAGATGGAtgaggtggtggaggaggaagagggagtTGACCCGATTTCAAAATTTGCTTCGGTGGTTAGAACATTTGGGAAAGGGTTTGTTCGGGTAGAGAATATGAAGATGGAGATGATTATCAAATCACAACGACGGATCTTGGATTCCATTGCCAAAGCCCTTGGCTCTTAG
- the LOC122638730 gene encoding protein AGENET DOMAIN (AGD)-CONTAINING P1-like, with amino-acid sequence MKKSSKNLNYRIGDSVEVHSNEEGYVGSFYEAKVLDVSKNHVLMVEYKTLVTPDESKWLRERVHVSQGRPRPPQLQVSNFNLSDEVDAYDNEGWWVGRITRICESKYYACFDGNSSSCKGSSSSSDDDDDDEINNNPQKRRLIDESKYYVYFSTTQDLIAYPLSRLRLHQEWKNGKWFPYSSGL; translated from the coding sequence AtgaaaaaatcatcaaaaaatcTGAATTATCGGATTGGTGATTCAGTTGAGGTTCATAGCAATGAAGAAGGCTACGTTGGTTCATTCTACGAAGCAAAAGTGCTTGATGTCTCAAAAAATCATGTATTAATGGTAGAATACAAAACACTTGTAACTCCTGATGAATCAAAATGGCTTAGAGAAAGAGTTCATGTGAGTCAAGGACGGCCTCGTCCTCCTCAACttcaagtttctaatttcaatcTCTCCGACGAAGTAGATGCTTATGATAATGAAGGTTGGTGGGTTGGAAGAATCACTAGGATTTGTGAATCAAAGTATTACGCATGCTTCGATGGAAATAGTAGCAGCTGCAaaggatcatcatcatcatcagatgatgatgatgatgatgagattaaTAATAATCCTCAGAAAAGAAGATTGATAGATGAATCTAAATACTATGTTTATTTCTCAACTACTCAAGATTTGATTGCTTACCCTCTCTCTCGTCTCAGACTTCATCAGGAATGGAAGAATGGCAAATGGTTTCCTTACAGTTCCGGCCTTTGa